One Patescibacteria group bacterium DNA segment encodes these proteins:
- a CDS encoding pitrilysin family protein translates to MMFSKNILKNGLRVVTVPMQNTKTVTVLVVVETGSKYETKKNNGISHVLEHMFFKGTQRRPNTQILASEIDKIGGEHNAFTSEEFTGYYAKAASRHARLLFDLISDMFLNSKLAEQELSLEKNVICEEINMYQDIPMHYVGYLWEQLLYGDQPAGWLTIGTKENVQGFSREDLVNYLKKSYVAANTIIIVAGDIDSQKALTEANNFFGSTRVAPKPRKVKVLEKQNEPRILLQTKKTDQSHFCLGVRGYSVHHPDYYPLEVLTAVLGGGMSSRLFIAVRERRGLAYYVHTNFESYTDHGYLVTQAGVDNNNTEEAVKVVLSELRKAREQKVQEKELNKAKEYLKGKLTLDLETSDEYAFWLAGQEVVRGEMLTEEQIFQKIDAVSSVDAQRVANDIFRNNKLNLAVIGPQKEKEGLKQVLNL, encoded by the coding sequence ATGATGTTCTCAAAAAATATTTTAAAAAATGGCTTGCGCGTTGTGACTGTTCCAATGCAAAACACAAAGACAGTGACGGTTTTGGTGGTCGTGGAAACTGGTTCCAAATATGAGACGAAAAAAAACAATGGAATTTCCCATGTTTTAGAGCATATGTTTTTTAAGGGCACGCAGAGGCGGCCTAATACACAGATACTCGCTTCGGAAATTGACAAGATTGGCGGGGAACACAATGCTTTTACTTCTGAAGAGTTTACCGGTTACTATGCCAAAGCGGCTTCGCGCCACGCGCGTTTGCTCTTTGATTTGATCTCTGATATGTTTTTGAATTCTAAACTGGCAGAACAGGAGTTATCTCTGGAAAAGAACGTGATTTGCGAAGAGATTAATATGTATCAAGACATACCGATGCATTATGTGGGTTATTTGTGGGAGCAGTTGCTTTATGGCGATCAACCCGCGGGCTGGCTCACTATCGGCACCAAGGAGAATGTTCAAGGTTTTTCCAGGGAGGATTTGGTGAATTATTTGAAGAAAAGTTATGTCGCGGCTAACACCATTATTATCGTTGCTGGCGATATTGATTCACAAAAAGCTTTAACAGAGGCAAATAATTTTTTTGGTTCTACGCGCGTTGCTCCCAAACCGCGGAAAGTAAAAGTTCTGGAAAAACAGAACGAGCCCCGAATTTTGCTCCAAACCAAAAAAACCGACCAGAGTCATTTTTGCCTTGGCGTGCGGGGTTATTCTGTCCATCATCCCGATTATTATCCTCTGGAAGTTTTAACCGCGGTTTTGGGGGGAGGAATGAGTTCTCGTTTATTTATCGCAGTTCGGGAAAGAAGAGGTCTTGCTTATTATGTCCATACCAACTTTGAAAGCTATACCGATCACGGTTATCTTGTTACGCAGGCAGGCGTGGATAATAATAACACAGAGGAGGCAGTAAAAGTGGTTTTGAGTGAACTTAGGAAGGCAAGAGAACAGAAGGTTCAAGAGAAAGAGCTGAATAAGGCGAAAGAATACCTGAAGGGCAAATTGACCTTGGATTTAGAAACTTCTGATGAATACGCCTTCTGGCTGGCAGGGCAAGAGGTGGTCCGAGGAGAAATGTTGACCGAAGAGCAAATTTTTCAGAAAATTGATGCCGTGAGCAGCGTAGACGCGCAAAGGGTGGCGAATGATATCTTTAGAAATAATAAACTGAATCTGGCAGTAATTGGACCGCAGAAGGAAAAGGAGGGATTAAAGCAGGTTCTGAATTTATGA
- a CDS encoding AI-2E family transporter, with the protein MPKKQVILNTSSIVIVKIVLVLLGLVFLYFVRDVVMVLFTAVVISAALNPIVDWLQKKRIPRTLSVLLIYTVLLSIVVLSIYLLIPPIVTQVKDLANQFPNLYEQLAQKGMKLKAFSAREDLLSNIQKVVSSLGNNITGATRSIFGTLGTIFGSFISAFVILVLSFYLTVQKDALKSFIRAITPARRQKHIIELVDRVQHKIGQWLSGQIFLCFVVGILTFLGLTLLGVKYSLVLALFAGLIEIIPYVGPVLGGLPAVFLALTQSPILALFVIILFFVVQQIENHILAPKIMQKTVGLNPIVVILALLAGGKLAGILGMILAIPVATVVTVFVQDYMELKNRAQIAKKPKINV; encoded by the coding sequence ATGCCTAAAAAACAAGTTATCTTGAATACCTCTTCAATTGTGATTGTAAAAATTGTTCTAGTTCTGCTAGGACTAGTCTTTTTGTATTTCGTGCGAGATGTAGTGATGGTTTTATTTACGGCGGTCGTGATTTCCGCCGCGCTTAATCCGATCGTGGATTGGCTGCAAAAAAAGCGTATTCCGCGGACCTTAAGCGTACTTTTAATCTATACTGTCCTTCTTAGTATTGTTGTTCTATCCATCTATCTTTTAATTCCGCCGATTGTCACTCAGGTCAAAGATTTAGCGAATCAATTCCCTAATCTTTATGAGCAGCTGGCGCAGAAAGGGATGAAGTTGAAGGCTTTCTCGGCGCGCGAAGATCTTCTAAGTAATATCCAAAAAGTTGTTTCTTCGTTGGGTAATAATATTACAGGAGCGACGCGCAGTATCTTTGGGACTTTAGGCACCATTTTTGGCAGTTTTATTTCCGCTTTTGTAATTTTGGTTTTATCTTTCTATTTAACCGTGCAGAAGGATGCCTTGAAGAGTTTTATTCGAGCGATTACGCCAGCACGTCGGCAAAAGCATATTATTGAACTTGTGGATCGCGTCCAGCATAAGATTGGGCAGTGGCTGTCTGGCCAGATTTTTTTATGCTTTGTGGTAGGTATCCTGACATTTTTAGGATTAACACTTCTAGGAGTGAAGTACAGCTTAGTTTTAGCGCTTTTCGCGGGGTTGATTGAGATTATTCCTTACGTGGGTCCAGTTTTAGGAGGACTGCCGGCTGTATTTTTAGCTTTGACCCAATCGCCAATTTTAGCTTTGTTCGTAATTATCCTTTTCTTTGTTGTCCAGCAGATAGAAAATCATATCTTGGCGCCCAAGATAATGCAAAAAACGGTGGGTTTAAACCCGATTGTAGTTATTTTAGCTTTACTCGCGGGCGGCAAGCTCGCCGGGATTTTGGGGATGATTTTGGCTATCCCTGTCGCGACCGTGGTTACCGTTTTTGTACAGGATTATATGGAGCTTAAAAATAGAGCGCAAATTGCTAAAAAACCTAAAATAAATGTTTAG
- the metG gene encoding methionine--tRNA ligase → MSKFYITTPIYYVNDKPHIGHAYTTVAADVLARWQKMNGKDVFFLTGTDEHGAKIAEAAEKAGKNPQEFSDQVSEEFKKTWKNLDIEPSYFIRTTNPEHEKLAVAFLSRLYEKGFLYEKDYKGLYCIGCEKFLTEKELLEGKCPDHNQKPEMVLEKNWFFNLKEFLPKVKEIVAGGKIKIEPDTAYQEVLGIFKQGLDDFSISRQKVKWGIPVPWDKTQTIYVWVEALLNYWTALKIADHEDFWPPDVHLMSHDILKFHAIYWLAMLAAADVDLPRRIFVHGYFTIDGQKMSKTIGNVIDPNVLVKKFGVDATRYLLLSRFPFGKDGDISEAKMKEMYNADLANGIGNLVARVARFQLRIDKLRIANCELKEYKSLMEELKFYEVLKLIMNKVKECNDMIEEKKPWRIKNEQEIKKTLMPVVEKIIIIAEMLKPFMPNVSGKILEILKTRKSEILFPRI, encoded by the coding sequence GTGTCAAAATTCTATATTACCACCCCAATTTATTATGTAAATGATAAGCCGCATATTGGCCACGCTTATACGACAGTGGCAGCGGATGTTTTAGCACGCTGGCAGAAAATGAACGGCAAGGATGTGTTTTTTTTAACGGGTACAGATGAGCATGGAGCAAAGATCGCAGAGGCAGCGGAAAAAGCAGGCAAAAATCCGCAGGAATTCTCCGATCAAGTCTCTGAAGAATTTAAAAAAACGTGGAAGAACTTAGATATTGAACCTTCATATTTTATTCGGACAACTAATCCCGAACATGAAAAATTGGCAGTCGCTTTTTTAAGCCGTCTTTATGAAAAAGGTTTTTTGTATGAAAAAGATTATAAAGGGCTTTATTGTATTGGTTGTGAGAAATTTTTGACGGAAAAAGAATTGCTAGAAGGCAAATGTCCGGATCATAATCAAAAACCCGAGATGGTTTTAGAAAAAAATTGGTTTTTCAACTTGAAGGAATTTTTACCAAAAGTTAAAGAAATAGTCGCGGGGGGTAAAATAAAGATTGAGCCAGACACAGCTTATCAAGAGGTTTTAGGGATTTTCAAACAAGGTTTAGATGATTTTTCTATTTCGCGGCAGAAGGTAAAGTGGGGCATCCCCGTTCCTTGGGATAAGACACAAACAATTTATGTCTGGGTAGAGGCTTTGCTCAATTATTGGACTGCTCTCAAGATTGCCGACCATGAGGATTTTTGGCCGCCGGATGTGCATTTGATGAGCCACGATATTTTAAAATTTCATGCCATTTATTGGCTGGCGATGTTAGCGGCGGCAGATGTTGATCTTCCGCGCAGAATTTTTGTCCATGGTTATTTTACAATTGATGGTCAAAAGATGTCCAAGACGATAGGAAATGTGATTGATCCCAATGTTTTGGTGAAGAAGTTTGGGGTGGATGCCACACGCTATCTTTTGCTTTCCCGGTTTCCTTTTGGGAAGGATGGCGATATCTCGGAAGCTAAGATGAAAGAGATGTATAATGCGGATTTGGCGAACGGAATAGGAAATTTGGTGGCTCGAGTGGCGCGTTTTCAATTGCGGATTGATAAATTGCGAATTGCGAATTGCGAATTAAAAGAGTATAAAAGTTTAATGGAAGAGCTTAAATTTTATGAGGTGTTGAAGTTAATTATGAACAAAGTAAAGGAATGTAATGATATGATTGAAGAGAAGAAACCCTGGAGAATAAAAAATGAGCAGGAAATTAAGAAAACTTTAATGCCAGTGGTTGAGAAGATTATAATTATTGCGGAAATGTTGAAGCCATTTATGCCCAATGTTAGCGGAAAAATTTTAGAGATTTTAAAGACTAGGAAGAGTGAAATTTTATTCCCCCGTATTTAA
- a CDS encoding TatD family hydrolase gives MIDTHAHLNFKDFNEDYKQVIKDSIDNGVETIINVGSDFQTSEKAIKIAGENEICYAAVGIHPIHTDRVEGMQEEEIFEKLVNLAKGKKIVAIGETGLDYYHLPSEQKKKGKVTRAQKQLFQIHLNLARKTNLFLILHCRDAYDDLLQIINETIKQWNNEIMMGVVHCFCGSLEIARRFLDLGLYVGFTGMVTYPGNENLSQVIREIPLEKILVETDCPYLPPQEKRGERNLPYYVKYTIQKIAEMKGLDYKEMEKTLSKNATNAFNLSIT, from the coding sequence ATGATTGACACCCACGCGCATTTAAATTTCAAAGACTTTAATGAAGATTATAAGCAGGTAATCAAAGATTCGATTGATAATGGCGTAGAGACTATTATAAATGTTGGTTCAGATTTTCAAACAAGCGAGAAAGCGATTAAAATCGCGGGGGAAAATGAAATTTGTTATGCCGCGGTTGGTATTCATCCGATTCATACGGATCGGGTGGAAGGGATGCAAGAGGAAGAAATTTTTGAAAAATTGGTAAATTTGGCAAAGGGAAAGAAAATAGTTGCGATCGGTGAAACAGGATTAGACTATTATCATCTGCCGTCGGAACAAAAGAAAAAGGGCAAGGTGACGCGAGCGCAAAAACAATTATTTCAAATTCATTTAAATTTGGCGAGAAAAACAAATTTGTTTTTGATTTTGCATTGCCGCGACGCCTATGATGATTTACTGCAGATTATCAATGAAACAATAAAGCAATGGAACAATGAAATTATGATGGGGGTGGTGCATTGTTTTTGCGGCAGTCTTGAAATAGCAAGAAGGTTTTTAGATCTAGGCCTTTATGTTGGTTTTACGGGTATGGTTACATATCCGGGCAATGAAAATTTGTCGCAGGTAATCCGTGAAATTCCGTTGGAAAAAATTTTAGTGGAAACGGATTGCCCGTACCTGCCGCCTCAGGAAAAACGTGGGGAAAGGAATTTGCCATACTATGTGAAATATACAATCCAAAAAATCGCGGAAATGAAGGGTTTAGATTATAAGGAAATGGAAAAGACTTTAAGTAAGAATGCAACTAATGCTTTTAATTTATCAATTACTTAA
- the leuS gene encoding leucine--tRNA ligase — protein sequence MEMYNHKEIEKKWQKKWEKDRLYKSQDFSDKPKFYCLDMFPYPSGAGLHVGHPEGYTATDIVSRYKRMNGYNVLHPMGWDAFGLPAENYAIKTKVHPDKSTHENINRFREQIQSLGLSYDWEREVDTSSPEYYKWTQWFFLFLYKNGWAYRKKAPVNWCPSCQTVLANEQVIDGACDRCKTKVIQKELKQWFFKITDFAEELIAGLDKIDWPESTKIMQRHWIGKSEGAEIKFSIFNFQFSISVFTTRPDTIFGATYLVLAPEHKIVEKLKDKIENYAEIEKYVLASKKKTERERLAQEKEKTGVELKGIKAINPANNQEIPIFIADYVLKGYGTGAIMAVPKHDLRDYLFAQKYNLPIVEVIKLCEIKNEKLKIKNHNLKFKNNREEELVYEDEGVLVNSGEFNGLDSEAAREKITEWLATKGLAKKKINYKLRDWLISRQRYWGAPIPIFYCEKCGEVPVSEEDLPVLLPRDVDFMPHGESPLTRSKEFHKVKCPKCGGKARRESDTMDTFVCSSWYFFRYCDPKNAEEFASKKLLKYWMPVDLYVGGAEHTVLHLLYSRFFTKALHKKGLINFDEPFLKLRHQGMILAEDGRKMSKSLGNVINPDEVVEKYGADTMRMYEMFMGPFEDSIAWNTKGVIGVRRFLEKVWKIKSGIRNQESGTRNNKLDGLVHRIIKKVGVDIENFKFNTAVASLMILVNHMEREEFIPQHLFESFLKILSPFAPHLAEELWTQLGYKVGDAEGSGTADEGSKSIFVEKWPEYDLRLVQEDEVDLVIQVNGKVRAVVQVKTDISESEAKKIALKQEKIKKWIGGKKVRKFIFVPGRLINIVI from the coding sequence ATTGAAATGTATAATCACAAAGAAATAGAAAAAAAATGGCAAAAGAAATGGGAAAAAGATAGACTTTACAAATCCCAGGATTTTAGCGATAAACCCAAATTTTATTGCTTGGATATGTTCCCCTATCCTTCGGGCGCGGGTCTGCACGTGGGGCACCCCGAGGGTTACACGGCAACAGACATTGTTTCCCGCTACAAGCGGATGAATGGCTATAATGTCCTGCATCCGATGGGTTGGGACGCTTTCGGGTTACCCGCGGAAAATTACGCGATTAAGACTAAGGTTCACCCCGATAAAAGCACGCACGAGAATATTAATCGTTTTCGGGAACAGATTCAGTCCTTAGGTTTATCTTACGACTGGGAACGGGAAGTGGACACTTCCAGCCCGGAATATTACAAATGGACACAGTGGTTTTTCCTCTTTTTGTATAAAAACGGCTGGGCTTATCGCAAAAAAGCGCCGGTGAATTGGTGTCCTTCCTGCCAGACTGTGCTTGCGAATGAACAGGTGATTGATGGCGCGTGCGACCGTTGCAAAACTAAAGTTATTCAAAAAGAACTTAAACAGTGGTTTTTCAAGATTACCGATTTTGCCGAAGAATTAATCGCTGGTTTGGATAAAATTGACTGGCCAGAATCAACCAAAATTATGCAGAGGCATTGGATTGGAAAGAGCGAGGGGGCCGAAATAAAATTTTCAATTTTCAATTTTCAATTTTCAATTAGTGTTTTTACGACAAGACCGGATACAATTTTTGGGGCTACTTATTTGGTTTTGGCACCGGAACATAAAATTGTAGAAAAGTTAAAAGATAAAATTGAAAATTATGCAGAAATAGAGAAATATGTTTTGGCATCTAAGAAAAAAACGGAAAGGGAAAGATTAGCGCAAGAAAAGGAGAAGACAGGCGTGGAATTGAAAGGTATCAAAGCTATAAATCCGGCTAATAATCAAGAAATCCCCATTTTTATTGCAGATTATGTGCTCAAGGGTTATGGCACGGGTGCGATTATGGCGGTGCCAAAACATGATTTACGTGATTATTTATTTGCTCAAAAGTATAATTTACCAATAGTTGAGGTGATAAAACTATGTGAAATTAAAAATGAAAAATTAAAAATTAAAAATCACAATTTAAAATTTAAAAATAATAGAGAGGAAGAATTAGTTTATGAAGATGAGGGGGTATTAGTTAACTCTGGCGAATTTAACGGGTTGGATTCGGAAGCAGCGAGGGAAAAAATCACCGAATGGCTAGCTACAAAGGGATTAGCCAAGAAAAAAATAAATTACAAACTCCGTGATTGGCTGATTTCGCGGCAAAGATATTGGGGCGCGCCGATTCCTATATTTTATTGTGAAAAATGCGGCGAGGTGCCAGTATCAGAAGAAGATTTGCCGGTGTTATTGCCTCGCGATGTAGATTTTATGCCGCACGGAGAATCGCCGCTTACGCGCTCTAAGGAATTTCATAAAGTCAAATGCCCAAAATGCGGGGGGAAGGCGCGGCGCGAATCAGATACTATGGATACCTTCGTCTGTTCTTCCTGGTATTTTTTTCGGTATTGCGATCCCAAAAATGCAGAAGAATTTGCTTCCAAGAAACTTTTAAAATATTGGATGCCCGTTGATTTATATGTGGGCGGCGCGGAACATACGGTTCTGCATTTGCTATACTCCCGCTTTTTTACCAAAGCCCTGCATAAAAAGGGCTTAATCAATTTTGACGAGCCTTTCTTAAAACTCCGTCACCAAGGAATGATTTTAGCCGAAGACGGTCGCAAGATGAGCAAGAGTTTAGGCAATGTGATTAATCCAGATGAGGTGGTAGAAAAGTATGGCGCCGACACAATGCGGATGTATGAGATGTTTATGGGACCGTTTGAAGATTCTATCGCTTGGAACACCAAAGGGGTGATTGGAGTGCGAAGGTTTTTGGAAAAAGTGTGGAAGATAAAGTCAGGAATCAGGAACCAGGAATCAGGAACCAGGAATAATAAGCTAGATGGCTTGGTTCATAGAATAATTAAAAAGGTGGGTGTTGATATTGAGAACTTTAAGTTTAATACCGCGGTGGCGAGTTTAATGATTTTGGTGAACCATATGGAAAGGGAAGAATTTATCCCCCAGCATTTATTTGAATCATTTTTAAAAATTTTATCGCCTTTCGCGCCACATTTGGCGGAAGAATTATGGACACAGCTTGGATACAAAGTCGGAGATGCCGAAGGTAGTGGAACTGCTGACGAAGGAAGTAAGAGTATTTTTGTTGAAAAATGGCCAGAATATGATTTGCGATTAGTGCAAGAGGACGAAGTGGACTTAGTGATTCAGGTGAATGGCAAGGTGCGGGCGGTCGTTCAGGTAAAGACGGATATTTCCGAAAGCGAAGCTAAAAAAATCGCTCTGAAACAGGAAAAAATTAAGAAATGGATAGGCGGCAAGAAAGTCCGCAAATTTATTTTCGTGCCAGGCAGGCTGATTAATATTGTTATTTAA